A genomic segment from Candidatus Poribacteria bacterium encodes:
- a CDS encoding ABC transporter ATP-binding protein: MARTSIIEMHGINKRFGQVQANDAVDFTLHRGEIHAIVGENGAGKSTLMKILYGLYQPDTGEIFVDGRAVAISSPRRAMQLGLGMVQQHFTLIPVFTALQNIVLAKEPRKFGALLDYQQAGEQIAALAAQLGFDVPLNTPVESLPIGAQQHTEILKVLYHGADILIMDEPTAVLAPQEVEGLFNCMRSLKSEGKSLIIITHKLDEVMAIADRVTVMRRGRAVASCLIDDTDAAVLAEMILGEPVIPTSVTREQTTGTTPLLRLENVTLSGDSDTHRRHTWKKVVTNKASSKRYLNEVNLEVFPGEIVGIAGVEGNGQSELVQVLTGLRQIDSGTLTLNGERIAHIPADRHRHGISLNDRIDDNFIIRHHKHSRFCRYELLQRKSIQRYALNALDKYQIRVGDIADPIRTLSGGNQQKVVVARELEAHPEVIIAAHPTRGLDIHAAEFVHTRLIHARNRAKAVLLVSSELDELLHLSDRIAVMYDGKIVGIVKPAETNKQELGALMLGLT; this comes from the coding sequence ATGGCGCGTACATCAATCATTGAGATGCATGGCATCAACAAGCGTTTTGGGCAAGTACAGGCAAACGACGCAGTAGATTTCACGCTCCATCGGGGTGAGATCCACGCCATTGTTGGTGAAAACGGGGCAGGCAAGTCTACACTGATGAAAATTCTCTACGGGTTGTATCAACCCGATACAGGCGAGATTTTCGTCGATGGACGTGCTGTGGCTATCTCTTCACCACGACGCGCAATGCAGCTCGGTTTGGGGATGGTCCAGCAACACTTTACGCTGATTCCCGTCTTCACGGCACTTCAAAACATCGTCCTTGCCAAAGAGCCTCGCAAATTCGGTGCACTTCTCGATTATCAACAGGCAGGAGAACAGATTGCTGCTCTCGCAGCACAACTCGGTTTCGATGTCCCACTGAACACCCCTGTCGAATCCCTCCCAATTGGGGCACAACAACACACCGAAATCCTGAAAGTCCTCTACCACGGGGCAGACATCCTTATCATGGATGAACCGACAGCCGTGCTTGCACCCCAAGAGGTTGAAGGACTCTTTAATTGTATGCGTAGCCTCAAAAGCGAGGGAAAAAGCCTCATAATCATTACACATAAACTCGATGAAGTCATGGCAATCGCCGATCGTGTCACAGTAATGCGACGCGGGAGAGCCGTCGCTTCTTGTTTGATCGACGACACCGATGCTGCAGTGTTGGCAGAAATGATTCTCGGTGAACCCGTTATCCCTACGTCTGTGACGCGAGAACAGACGACAGGCACAACACCTCTGCTCCGTTTGGAAAACGTCACGCTCTCAGGAGATTCTGACACCCACAGAAGACACACATGGAAAAAGGTGGTGACAAATAAAGCATCCAGCAAACGGTATCTCAACGAAGTGAACCTTGAAGTCTTCCCCGGTGAAATCGTCGGTATAGCAGGGGTCGAAGGGAACGGACAGTCAGAACTCGTTCAGGTCCTGACAGGATTACGGCAGATAGATAGTGGGACACTCACGCTAAACGGAGAACGAATCGCTCACATCCCCGCCGATAGACACCGACACGGCATTAGTCTGAACGACCGAATTGACGATAACTTTATCATCAGGCATCATAAACACAGTCGGTTCTGCCGATACGAACTACTGCAGCGAAAATCAATTCAACGGTATGCGCTGAATGCCCTTGATAAATACCAAATTCGTGTTGGAGATATAGCGGATCCGATACGAACCCTCTCTGGCGGGAATCAACAGAAAGTCGTCGTCGCACGCGAGTTAGAGGCACATCCCGAAGTTATCATTGCGGCACATCCAACGCGAGGTTTAGACATCCATGCCGCGGAATTTGTCCATACACGACTTATTCATGCTCGGAACCGCGCCAAAGCCGTTTTACTCGTCTCCTCTGAATTGGATGAACTCCTTCATTTGAGCGACAGGATCGCAGTGATGTACGATGGCAAAATTGTTGGTATTGTGAAGCCTGCAGAAACAAATAAACAGGAGTTGGGTGCCCTGATGCTCGGTTTGACGTAG
- a CDS encoding amidohydrolase family protein, translating into MIIDSHTHAWPRWPYQPPVPDDESRGKVEQLLHEMDLHDVDKAVLICARIDRNPENNDYVAACVKRYPERLIQFADVDCSWTETYHTDGAADRLKTAAEVYSLKGYTHYLRGDDDGSWFFSAEGQRFFQTTADLGLIASIAMGSHQHEALRKLAAQFPTVPFLCHHMGGARAGEEPPYPQLKQVLASGDVPNIHIKMSGFAYVSQVSWDYPQSDTHWIVRALYEHFGPDRLCWGSDYPVVRNFMTYQHALEAFRTHCPFIPEADKAEILGGTLHRLLAEAGR; encoded by the coding sequence ATGATAATTGATTCCCATACCCACGCATGGCCCCGGTGGCCCTATCAACCCCCTGTTCCTGATGACGAAAGTCGCGGTAAAGTTGAACAACTCCTCCACGAAATGGATCTGCACGATGTCGATAAAGCCGTGCTTATCTGCGCACGCATCGATCGAAACCCCGAAAACAACGATTACGTCGCAGCGTGTGTCAAACGTTACCCTGAGCGACTCATCCAGTTTGCTGATGTGGATTGCTCATGGACAGAGACGTATCACACGGATGGTGCCGCCGATCGGTTGAAAACTGCAGCGGAAGTGTATTCCCTCAAAGGCTATACGCACTACCTCAGGGGGGATGACGATGGGAGTTGGTTCTTTTCAGCGGAGGGACAACGTTTCTTCCAGACGACAGCCGACCTCGGACTCATCGCCAGCATCGCCATGGGAAGCCATCAGCACGAGGCACTCCGAAAACTCGCGGCGCAGTTCCCGACTGTGCCATTTCTGTGCCATCACATGGGCGGTGCGCGCGCCGGTGAGGAACCTCCGTATCCGCAGCTCAAGCAGGTGCTTGCATCAGGGGACGTGCCGAACATTCACATCAAGATGTCAGGTTTCGCTTATGTCTCGCAGGTCTCATGGGATTATCCACAATCGGATACCCATTGGATTGTGCGTGCCCTCTATGAACACTTCGGGCCTGATCGTCTCTGTTGGGGGTCCGACTATCCAGTTGTTCGCAACTTTATGACCTATCAGCACGCCCTTGAGGCGTTCCGAACGCACTGTCCATTTATCCCAGAGGCAGACAAAGCGGAGATTTTAGGCGGAACGCTCCATCGCCTGTTAGCGGAAGCAGGAAGATAG
- a CDS encoding DUF1326 domain-containing protein, whose protein sequence is MRNIFVLTVLALTFIAGFAFASESPTVQGEYIEARSASVYVGACHYGSEFVEGGREATAVWNIQSGTWNDVSLENLTVVAVISAKNNLAIETKTRKSVLYMDPSTTAEQRAALSDLLTTKYAGVLGEVVATQTASVEFTKEGTKYDISVGEVLKLSANRYPCADCTQPHQIWYKPLTTIQNAIVGKSEVYRYKDAHLPVTWQQSGTENNVFVGDFSI, encoded by the coding sequence ATGAGAAATATCTTTGTTTTGACGGTCCTCGCGCTGACCTTCATAGCAGGTTTCGCTTTTGCCAGCGAATCACCGACTGTGCAAGGCGAATACATTGAAGCCCGTTCAGCGAGTGTCTATGTCGGAGCATGCCACTATGGTTCCGAATTCGTGGAAGGTGGCAGAGAGGCAACCGCCGTCTGGAACATCCAGAGTGGAACGTGGAACGATGTTTCACTGGAGAACCTAACAGTCGTCGCTGTTATTAGTGCGAAAAACAATTTGGCAATTGAGACCAAGACCCGTAAGAGCGTGTTATACATGGATCCGAGTACTACCGCAGAACAGCGCGCCGCACTCAGCGACCTACTCACGACGAAATATGCTGGTGTTTTGGGTGAAGTCGTCGCAACCCAAACCGCTTCCGTTGAATTCACGAAGGAAGGCACCAAATATGATATAAGCGTTGGTGAAGTTCTCAAACTTTCCGCCAATCGTTATCCGTGTGCCGATTGCACACAGCCCCATCAGATCTGGTACAAACCACTGACAACGATTCAGAACGCCATTGTCGGTAAATCCGAAGTTTATCGCTATAAGGATGCCCACCTCCCGGTGACGTGGCAGCAGAGCGGCACAGAGAACAACGTCTTTGTCGGCGACTTCTCGATTTAA
- a CDS encoding discoidin domain-containing protein, producing the protein MKIMLVLAGFVLMIACLVISTSDMAQAEEVLGTGTDSLLGGDLTDPEDDGEPEADKGYNATFSANDEPGFAGGEFAFNVFDNRLGPSNDKWCCGRGGGIPKEGLHVTAEFEEQYALTHFTVSSANDVPPRDPTVWEVQGSNDGKKFTTIYAHDGKSFWDQRLQVVLFEAGEDYDVQKTGYSFFRHVTFDTASNPAGAYFQIGEIEFFGDDSFPVDPRAKLATTWGSIKNAR; encoded by the coding sequence ATGAAAATTATGTTGGTATTAGCAGGATTTGTGTTGATGATAGCCTGTCTTGTTATCAGCACGAGCGACATGGCACAGGCGGAGGAAGTCTTGGGAACAGGGACGGACTCACTGCTCGGAGGAGACCTCACCGACCCAGAAGACGATGGCGAGCCTGAAGCAGATAAAGGTTACAACGCCACTTTCTCAGCCAATGATGAACCCGGATTCGCGGGCGGAGAATTTGCGTTTAACGTCTTCGATAACCGCCTTGGTCCCAGCAATGACAAATGGTGCTGCGGACGTGGGGGCGGTATTCCGAAAGAAGGTCTACACGTGACAGCTGAGTTTGAGGAGCAGTACGCATTGACACACTTCACCGTATCTTCAGCGAACGATGTTCCTCCGAGGGACCCTACAGTGTGGGAGGTTCAGGGGTCGAACGACGGCAAGAAGTTTACGACCATCTATGCTCACGACGGGAAGAGTTTTTGGGATCAGCGACTGCAAGTCGTCCTTTTTGAGGCAGGGGAAGATTACGACGTTCAAAAAACCGGGTATAGTTTTTTTCGGCATGTTACTTTTGACACCGCATCGAACCCGGCTGGGGCGTACTTTCAAATTGGCGAGATTGAGTTCTTCGGCGATGATAGTTTTCCCGTAGACCCCAGAGCCAAGCTCGCAACCACATGGGGCAGCATCAAAAACGCCCGATAA
- a CDS encoding phytanoyl-CoA dioxygenase family protein encodes MDTKITAEERKFKLTPEERSSWDENGYFVRYDVFTKKENDVLAQIADDIAIRKRSFPDYHIFQNALVRDGKIEAQGIYAMHNIQYVSCNCSEFLARTRDPRLTDPVVDILGPDLLGLNNLYIWKPPKIGLGFPWHQDKWYFNHQYKTGTTVATWTAIDDADKDNGCLYVIPGSHKYGVREHIELEGSQQGEFKQAQGARDEDGVAVEVPAGAVIYFNSQVLHKSTDNHSERFRRANIAHYISAKAEWTRPEAVNKKRPPMWIRGETYPGMADEVQWNVISIL; translated from the coding sequence ATGGATACAAAAATAACAGCCGAGGAACGGAAGTTTAAACTAACGCCTGAAGAACGATCCTCTTGGGACGAAAACGGATACTTTGTCCGTTACGACGTTTTTACAAAAAAAGAAAACGACGTTTTAGCGCAAATTGCGGATGACATTGCTATCCGAAAACGCTCCTTCCCCGACTATCATATCTTTCAAAACGCTTTAGTCAGAGACGGTAAAATCGAAGCACAAGGGATCTACGCGATGCACAATATCCAATATGTGAGCTGTAATTGTTCAGAATTTCTCGCACGCACCCGTGATCCGCGGCTCACTGATCCCGTTGTTGACATACTCGGTCCAGATCTCCTCGGTCTCAATAATCTTTACATTTGGAAACCGCCAAAAATTGGTCTCGGTTTTCCGTGGCACCAAGATAAATGGTATTTTAACCATCAGTATAAGACTGGGACGACAGTCGCCACATGGACTGCTATTGATGACGCAGATAAAGACAACGGATGTCTATACGTTATCCCCGGCAGTCATAAGTATGGAGTTCGTGAGCACATTGAGCTTGAAGGTTCACAACAGGGAGAGTTTAAACAAGCGCAAGGCGCTCGTGATGAAGATGGTGTTGCGGTAGAAGTCCCTGCTGGAGCGGTCATCTATTTTAACAGCCAAGTCCTCCATAAAAGTACGGATAACCACAGTGAGCGTTTCAGACGCGCAAACATCGCACATTATATCAGTGCCAAAGCAGAATGGACACGTCCGGAGGCTGTAAATAAAAAACGACCTCCCATGTGGATTCGGGGTGAAACCTATCCCGGTATGGCAGATGAAGTTCAATGGAACGTTATATCAATTCTATAA
- the pelA gene encoding pectate lyase, whose product MKLRLTTIYVLLLLVLSSSDATVPSRYTKQSVEWFQSAEGRRIADNVLTWQTPHGGWPKNRDTASEPFDGKSEDLHATFDNGATTNELRFLARAFRATNEPRYQQAFLKGLSHILEAQYPNGGWPQFYPLSKSYHRHITFNDNVMVRILELLRDVSESSDYRFLKTEYRPKAEAAVTKGIDCILRTQIKQNGKLTVWCAQHDVKTLEPAWARSYEPPSLSGAESVGIVRFLMSVEEPTPAIIAAVEGSIEWFRSVAIHGMRFDEFTDAAGKDDKRVVADPDAGPLWARFYEIGSNRPIFLDRDSVVRYSLSEIGQERRGGYDYYGGWATRLLANEYPRWREKHKFPKE is encoded by the coding sequence ATGAAACTACGACTGACTACCATCTATGTCTTGCTTCTTTTAGTTCTGTCATCTTCCGATGCAACCGTTCCTTCTCGATATACCAAGCAATCCGTTGAATGGTTCCAGAGCGCGGAAGGTCGCCGTATTGCCGACAACGTCCTCACGTGGCAGACACCGCACGGCGGTTGGCCCAAAAATAGAGACACCGCATCTGAACCGTTTGATGGTAAGAGTGAGGATCTGCACGCAACGTTTGACAACGGTGCGACCACTAACGAACTGCGGTTTCTTGCCCGTGCGTTTCGTGCGACAAACGAGCCACGCTACCAACAAGCATTTCTCAAAGGTCTTTCTCATATCCTTGAAGCGCAATACCCAAATGGCGGGTGGCCGCAGTTTTATCCGCTAAGCAAAAGTTACCATCGTCACATCACATTCAATGACAATGTTATGGTCCGCATTCTTGAACTTCTCCGAGATGTCTCTGAATCTTCCGACTATCGATTCCTGAAAACGGAGTACCGCCCTAAGGCTGAAGCTGCTGTAACCAAGGGCATTGACTGCATCCTGCGCACCCAAATCAAGCAGAATGGCAAACTCACCGTTTGGTGCGCGCAGCATGACGTGAAAACGCTTGAGCCTGCATGGGCACGTTCCTATGAGCCACCATCGCTCTCAGGTGCTGAAAGCGTCGGCATCGTGCGATTCCTGATGTCAGTCGAAGAACCCACGCCAGCGATCATCGCCGCTGTCGAAGGATCCATTGAGTGGTTCAGGAGCGTCGCTATCCACGGCATGCGTTTTGACGAGTTCACCGACGCAGCGGGGAAGGATGATAAGCGGGTCGTAGCGGATCCCGACGCGGGACCGCTCTGGGCGCGTTTCTACGAGATCGGCAGTAACCGTCCAATCTTTCTTGACCGCGACTCCGTGGTCCGCTACTCGTTATCCGAGATTGGGCAGGAACGCCGCGGTGGATACGACTACTATGGTGGTTGGGCCACCAGGCTCCTCGCAAATGAGTACCCACGGTGGAGAGAAAAGCACAAGTTCCCAAAGGAATGA
- a CDS encoding phytanoyl-CoA dioxygenase family protein codes for MVVGPPGSSQMSTHGGEKSTSSQRNDRTISIGELMGTKTASEERKFRLTPEERSSWNENGYFVRFNVFTKEENDVLRQIADDIAVGKRPFPRGNIDQNALVRDEKVEASGIHAMHKIHHVSCYCPEFLARVRDWRLTDPIVDLLGPDLLGLNNLYIWKAPKIGLGFPWHQDKWYFNHQYRTEMTVGTWTAIDTADKDNGCLYVIPGSHKYGILKHEDLEGSQQNEFKIARDANDEDGVAVEVPLGAVVWFNNQLLHKSTDNHSLRFRRCNVAHYIGANAERIPKKDGKNIRPVMWITGETYSEKMEPVYRDVLPISDSD; via the coding sequence ATGGTGGTTGGGCCACCAGGCTCCTCGCAAATGAGTACCCACGGTGGAGAGAAAAGCACAAGTTCCCAAAGGAATGACCGAACTATATCAATAGGAGAATTAATGGGCACAAAAACAGCATCTGAGGAACGAAAGTTTAGACTGACACCTGAAGAACGATCTTCTTGGAACGAAAACGGATACTTTGTCCGATTCAACGTTTTCACCAAAGAGGAAAACGACGTGCTACGTCAAATCGCGGACGACATTGCTGTCGGAAAACGACCTTTCCCGAGGGGGAATATCGATCAAAACGCATTGGTCAGAGACGAAAAAGTTGAAGCCTCTGGTATCCACGCGATGCACAAAATCCATCATGTGAGCTGTTATTGTCCTGAATTCCTTGCACGTGTGCGTGACTGGCGTCTAACGGATCCAATTGTGGATTTACTCGGTCCGGATCTCCTCGGTCTTAACAATCTGTATATCTGGAAAGCACCCAAGATCGGTTTAGGGTTCCCGTGGCATCAAGATAAATGGTATTTTAACCACCAGTATAGAACTGAAATGACAGTCGGAACATGGACAGCGATTGATACAGCAGATAAAGACAACGGTTGCCTATATGTTATCCCCGGTAGCCACAAATATGGCATTCTTAAACATGAGGACTTGGAAGGTTCACAACAGAATGAGTTTAAGATAGCGCGCGATGCCAACGACGAAGATGGTGTTGCCGTTGAAGTACCACTTGGAGCGGTCGTTTGGTTCAACAATCAACTCCTGCATAAAAGCACGGATAACCACAGTCTGCGCTTTCGACGGTGTAATGTTGCCCATTATATCGGGGCAAATGCGGAACGTATACCTAAAAAGGATGGCAAAAATATCCGTCCTGTCATGTGGATTACAGGGGAAACATACTCAGAAAAGATGGAACCCGTCTATCGTGACGTTTTACCCATTTCGGACTCCGATTGA
- a CDS encoding phytanoyl-CoA dioxygenase family protein produces MMSYMNPEFRRDWKNKGYLKIPGFFSAEEVNDLQDWVSEISGWKSTPDKWMHHYESTPAGPRLSRSENFVPYHIGMKTTVTRGKVLDVVSELMDEPAVLYKEKINYKYPGGGGYAAHQDAPAYEFINYHITCLISVDPATSESGCLYVAPGRHKEGFIALDEKGCVAPETAATMKWVAVPTAPGDILLFGSYIPHKSPSNRSDRPRRIIYLTYNANSQGDWREQYYADKRQAFSQYAKDGSNRDKQISKIAHFQGRSVNHDF; encoded by the coding sequence ATTATGTCTTACATGAATCCAGAGTTTCGTAGAGACTGGAAAAACAAGGGTTACCTCAAGATCCCCGGCTTTTTCTCTGCCGAAGAGGTGAACGATCTACAGGACTGGGTCTCTGAAATTTCAGGCTGGAAATCGACACCCGACAAGTGGATGCATCACTACGAATCCACGCCAGCCGGACCGCGGCTCTCTCGTTCAGAAAATTTCGTGCCGTATCACATCGGTATGAAAACCACTGTGACACGTGGTAAAGTATTGGATGTCGTTTCCGAGTTGATGGATGAACCCGCAGTCCTCTACAAGGAGAAAATTAACTACAAGTATCCCGGGGGCGGTGGTTACGCTGCCCATCAGGACGCACCCGCTTACGAATTTATTAACTACCATATCACGTGTCTGATTTCAGTGGACCCAGCAACCTCCGAAAGCGGTTGTCTTTACGTCGCACCGGGTAGGCACAAGGAAGGATTCATCGCACTGGACGAAAAGGGATGTGTTGCCCCCGAAACCGCTGCAACGATGAAGTGGGTCGCGGTGCCAACAGCTCCAGGCGACATTCTTCTCTTCGGTTCTTACATTCCGCACAAAAGCCCGAGTAACCGTTCAGATCGACCCAGACGCATTATCTATCTCACCTATAATGCCAATTCCCAAGGCGACTGGCGTGAACAGTATTACGCAGACAAGCGGCAAGCTTTCTCGCAATACGCAAAAGATGGCTCAAACCGAGACAAACAGATTAGCAAAATCGCACATTTTCAAGGGAGATCCGTGAATCATGACTTTTGA
- a CDS encoding HD domain-containing protein, producing the protein MEKYIDPSLAQEMTSGTAEQKVAVLFRYIEKRGQSFYDEVVTQLEHALQCAALAQQNGASVTLITGALLHDVGHIILDEHNADRAFLDTDLTHEEVGAQYMEPFFPEAVTTPIRLHVPAKRYLCTTDASYHDGLSEASKRSFRLQGGIMSDEERNAFEQIPHFQDALTLRRWDDLAKVKGLETAALATYRDIVQQCLIG; encoded by the coding sequence ATTGAAAAGTACATTGATCCAAGTCTGGCGCAGGAAATGACAAGCGGCACAGCGGAGCAAAAGGTTGCCGTGCTGTTTCGTTATATCGAAAAACGTGGGCAGTCGTTCTACGATGAAGTCGTAACGCAACTGGAACACGCTCTCCAATGTGCTGCCCTCGCGCAACAGAATGGCGCAAGTGTTACGCTGATTACAGGCGCATTACTCCACGATGTCGGACATATCATTTTAGATGAACACAATGCCGATAGAGCCTTCCTTGATACCGACCTGACACACGAAGAGGTCGGCGCGCAGTATATGGAACCCTTTTTCCCGGAAGCCGTTACAACTCCGATCCGACTGCATGTTCCCGCAAAAAGGTATCTCTGCACAACTGATGCCTCTTACCATGACGGGTTATCCGAGGCATCAAAAAGGAGTTTCAGACTTCAGGGCGGTATTATGTCGGACGAGGAGCGAAACGCTTTTGAACAGATCCCTCATTTTCAGGACGCACTCACTTTACGGCGATGGGATGATCTCGCAAAGGTGAAAGGGCTGGAGACTGCTGCGTTAGCAACCTATCGAGACATCGTGCAGCAGTGCTTAATCGGTTAA
- a CDS encoding four helix bundle protein, producing MMQSSSSYQLYNFLEISAHFSRTCYTLYFMNNKEFAKQLEKRTQKFAANIVLLSKKVPHTPEGRRIRDQLTGSGTSIGANYREANRARSLRDFRNKMHICEGECSETQYWLEVIVDAKMLEWEVVKPMYEECSEILGIFTSANAKLNH from the coding sequence TTGATGCAATCAAGTAGCTCCTACCAACTTTACAACTTTTTAGAAATCTCAGCACATTTTAGTAGAACATGTTACACACTTTATTTTATGAACAACAAAGAATTTGCGAAACAGTTAGAGAAACGGACGCAAAAGTTCGCTGCAAATATTGTTCTTCTCTCTAAAAAAGTTCCGCATACACCAGAAGGGCGACGAATTAGAGATCAATTAACAGGTTCTGGTACTTCTATTGGTGCCAATTATCGGGAAGCGAATCGCGCGAGAAGTCTCCGGGATTTCCGCAATAAAATGCACATTTGTGAGGGAGAATGCTCCGAGACACAATACTGGCTTGAAGTTATTGTCGATGCCAAAATGCTGGAGTGGGAGGTTGTAAAACCGATGTACGAAGAATGCAGCGAGATCCTGGGTATTTTCACCTCTGCGAATGCAAAGCTTAATCACTAA
- a CDS encoding alpha/beta hydrolase — protein MSYEAIESKFIATPEKGEVSSILIRPDNAKWLLVLGHGAGTNMRHSTLQTIADRLADIGIATFRYQFPYMERGGGGREAQAVALATVRSAVAAAYAAAGDVSILVGGHSYSGRMSSLTAAEAPIEHVRGLVFFAFPLHPSGREGTERADHLADVTVPMLFLSGTRDKLAVLDLLEPVCENLGDKATLHLLDTADHGFKVLKRSRKSDEDVFVEMARVLSEWVETLD, from the coding sequence ATGAGTTACGAAGCAATCGAATCGAAATTTATCGCAACGCCAGAAAAAGGCGAGGTGTCCTCAATACTCATACGTCCGGACAACGCCAAATGGTTGCTCGTTCTGGGACATGGCGCAGGCACAAACATGCGGCACTCAACGCTCCAGACGATTGCCGACAGGTTGGCAGATATAGGCATCGCTACATTCCGTTATCAATTTCCTTATATGGAACGTGGCGGCGGTGGGAGAGAAGCGCAAGCCGTGGCTCTGGCAACCGTGCGGTCTGCAGTCGCAGCTGCATACGCGGCGGCAGGTGATGTCTCAATTCTTGTTGGAGGACATTCTTATAGCGGACGTATGTCGTCACTTACAGCGGCAGAAGCCCCCATCGAACACGTCCGCGGTCTCGTATTCTTCGCGTTCCCACTGCATCCTTCTGGACGTGAGGGAACAGAACGTGCCGATCACCTTGCTGATGTTACTGTGCCAATGCTATTTTTATCTGGCACCCGCGATAAGTTGGCGGTACTCGACCTATTAGAACCGGTTTGCGAAAACCTTGGGGACAAGGCGACTTTGCATCTATTAGACACAGCAGATCACGGGTTCAAAGTGCTTAAACGCTCCCGTAAATCTGATGAGGATGTCTTTGTAGAGATGGCGCGAGTCCTCAGTGAATGGGTCGAGACATTGGATTGA
- a CDS encoding mandelate racemase/muconate lactonizing enzyme family protein: MNSHSFKIVAIESELYEWDKPPIWNGMHVYDKGRLHLVKVTSRNGSDAFVGYGFNGGTAATRPLHLFPMYVDLFRPALIGRDVTDTAYVSRLAENYKIYGPGGYHTQVLAAINQACWDIRGKIEGKSVHALLGGTQERIRTYIAGGYYGRDKGFDELREEMTRNINEFNATAVKMKIGDPAAGLETDIKRIEAVRETIGSDTTLMVDANCAWSVEKASECLPILQANNVFWFEEPIHSHDYRGHRALREIAQEYGIQIATGENGYGLHYFQTLIDYEGADVFNLDVAILPGYEPALQVVEEALTAEKLIAPHGAQELQIHIAASRDNGLMLEYYPPAVDPLRGEMFLPTMVLESDGHVTVPTRPGIGFVPNWELLKHHRI, translated from the coding sequence ATGAATTCACATTCTTTCAAAATCGTCGCCATTGAAAGCGAACTTTACGAATGGGATAAGCCACCGATTTGGAACGGCATGCACGTCTACGATAAAGGTAGACTCCATCTCGTTAAAGTTACCTCCCGAAATGGAAGTGACGCATTCGTTGGATACGGCTTCAATGGTGGCACCGCCGCGACGCGTCCCCTCCACCTGTTTCCAATGTATGTAGATCTGTTCCGCCCCGCTTTGATCGGACGTGATGTAACGGATACCGCTTACGTCTCTCGGTTAGCCGAGAACTACAAAATCTATGGACCCGGCGGCTATCATACGCAGGTTTTGGCAGCGATAAACCAAGCATGTTGGGATATCCGCGGGAAGATAGAGGGAAAATCCGTTCACGCCCTGCTGGGTGGCACCCAAGAACGCATCCGCACCTACATTGCCGGTGGCTATTACGGTAGGGATAAGGGGTTTGATGAACTTCGTGAGGAAATGACACGCAACATAAACGAATTCAATGCCACTGCAGTCAAGATGAAGATTGGAGATCCAGCGGCTGGACTTGAGACAGACATCAAACGGATTGAGGCAGTCCGCGAAACCATCGGTTCCGATACAACCCTAATGGTAGACGCAAATTGTGCATGGTCGGTTGAAAAGGCATCCGAGTGCCTTCCGATCCTTCAAGCAAACAACGTTTTCTGGTTTGAAGAACCGATCCATAGCCATGACTACAGAGGACATAGGGCACTCCGCGAAATAGCACAAGAGTATGGGATACAAATTGCCACTGGAGAAAACGGATATGGGTTACACTATTTTCAAACACTTATTGATTATGAAGGCGCGGACGTTTTCAATCTGGATGTCGCTATCCTTCCTGGCTATGAGCCAGCGTTGCAAGTAGTCGAGGAAGCATTGACAGCCGAAAAATTGATTGCCCCCCACGGCGCACAAGAATTGCAAATCCATATCGCTGCAAGCCGAGATAACGGTTTGATGTTAGAGTATTACCCACCCGCTGTTGATCCATTACGTGGTGAAATGTTTCTCCCAACGATGGTTTTAGAATCCGATGGACATGTCACAGTTCCGACTCGACCCGGGATCGGTTTCGTTCCCAACTGGGAATTGCTAAAGCATCACCGTATCTAA